A single region of the Macrobrachium rosenbergii isolate ZJJX-2024 chromosome 5, ASM4041242v1, whole genome shotgun sequence genome encodes:
- the LOC136838908 gene encoding craniofacial development protein 2-like, with the protein MEERLLYARFKSDHGNISLFVCYAPTNDALDERKDAFYGKLQEGIRRVARHDVLICIANFNAIMGCSNEGFEACMGKMGVGGRVSENGVRFGSFYPANDLVIEGTLFQRHNIHKTTWVSPCGKYKNQIDRIAVSKGHRSSLLDVCVNRGADIGSDHHLSVTQLKERIKPSKPTPEPAHIHKRMDGCMIFRARDIFNSLPYT; encoded by the coding sequence ATGGAGGAGCGATTGTTGTACGCACGGTTCAAGTCTGATCATGGTAACatcagtctgtttgtgtgttatgcaccCACTAATGACGCacttgatgaaaggaaagacgcattttatggaaagctgcaggaaggaataagaagagttgctagacatgatgttttgatttgtattgcAAACTTCAATGCAATAATGGGCTGCTCGAATGAAGGATTTGAGGCTTGTATGGGTAAGATGGGTGTCGGTGGTAGGGtgagtgaaaatggagtaaggtttggGAGTTTCTATCCAGCAAATGACTTAGTCATTGAGGGCACACTTTTTCAACGCcacaatatacacaagacgacatgggtgtcaccgtgcggaaaatataaaaatcagattgatcGTATTGCTGTTAGTAAAGggcatagaagctctttgctagatgtctgtgttaatcggggagcagatattggtagtgatcatcaTCTCAGCGTTACACAGTTAAAGGAAAGGATAAAACCATCAAAACCGACACCAGAGCCTGCACACATTCATaaaaggatggatggatgtatgatatttagggcaagaGATATTTTTAATAGTTTACCATACACATAA